A genomic segment from Micromonospora echinaurantiaca encodes:
- a CDS encoding SGNH/GDSL hydrolase family protein: MASAAALLVAGTPAVVASAGPDSTSGARGDRAVWAGSWAAAVTRGNATGLTNTGLNNQSVRMVVHTSVGGPRLRVRLSNIYGEQAVQVGRATIARPNTATADDHSDIDPASLRELRFNGAASATMNRGAELLSDPIDFPVGDQQDLVLTVHFPTPTGPVTFHGQSRQTNFIGATDLTSAADGAGFTIRPNCCWFFLSGIDVQRRHSPGSVVVLGDSIGDGNGSTVNANKRWPDLLADRLIDARPDVRTPGVLNLSLAGNRLNHEGPEPGAGGFPGYHELGPNAVSRLDEDVFAQTDARTVVTHLGINDIWMSGDSAEQIIAALRQINQQVKARGLRSLVATLTPYEGHGNPGVWTPEKEATRQAVNAYLRGSGEFDGLLDFDRVLRDPAQPSRLLPAYDSGDHIHPNDAGNQAMADAVPLRLLGL, translated from the coding sequence ATAGCTTCCGCCGCCGCGCTGCTGGTCGCGGGCACCCCGGCCGTGGTCGCCAGCGCCGGCCCCGATTCGACGTCCGGGGCGCGCGGCGACCGGGCCGTCTGGGCGGGCAGCTGGGCCGCCGCGGTGACCCGCGGCAACGCCACCGGCCTGACCAACACCGGGCTGAACAACCAGAGCGTGCGGATGGTGGTGCACACCTCGGTCGGCGGTCCCCGGCTGCGGGTGCGACTGAGCAACATCTACGGCGAGCAGGCGGTCCAGGTCGGCCGGGCCACCATCGCCCGCCCCAACACCGCCACCGCGGACGACCACTCCGACATCGACCCGGCCAGCCTGCGCGAGCTGCGCTTCAACGGCGCCGCCTCGGCCACCATGAACCGCGGCGCCGAACTGCTCAGCGACCCGATCGACTTCCCGGTCGGCGACCAGCAGGACCTGGTGCTCACCGTGCACTTCCCGACCCCGACCGGCCCGGTCACCTTCCACGGCCAGTCCCGGCAGACCAACTTCATCGGCGCCACCGACCTGACCTCCGCCGCCGACGGCGCGGGCTTCACCATCCGGCCGAACTGCTGCTGGTTCTTCCTCTCCGGCATCGACGTGCAGCGCCGGCACTCGCCGGGCTCCGTGGTGGTGCTCGGCGACTCCATCGGCGACGGCAACGGCAGCACGGTCAACGCCAACAAGCGCTGGCCCGACCTGCTCGCCGACCGGCTGATCGACGCCCGGCCGGACGTCCGCACCCCGGGCGTGCTCAACCTGAGCCTGGCCGGCAACCGGCTCAACCACGAGGGGCCGGAGCCCGGCGCGGGCGGCTTCCCCGGCTACCACGAGCTGGGGCCGAATGCGGTGAGCCGGCTCGACGAGGACGTCTTCGCCCAGACCGACGCCCGCACCGTGGTCACCCACCTGGGCATCAACGACATCTGGATGTCCGGCGACTCCGCCGAGCAGATCATCGCCGCCCTGCGGCAGATCAACCAGCAGGTCAAGGCGCGCGGCCTGCGCAGCCTGGTGGCCACCCTGACGCCGTACGAGGGGCACGGCAACCCGGGGGTGTGGACGCCGGAGAAGGAGGCCACCCGGCAGGCGGTGAACGCCTACCTGCGCGGCAGCGGCGAGTTCGACGGGCTGCTCGACTTCGACCGGGTGCTGCGCGACCCGGCCCAGCCCAGCCGACTGCTGCCCGCGTACGACTCCGGTGACCACATCCACCCCAACGACGCCGGCAACCAGGCGATGGCCGACGCCGTGCCGCTGCGCCTGCTCGGCCTCTGA
- a CDS encoding class I adenylate-forming enzyme family protein, giving the protein MTDGQRASYVHRALALFAGWGEREALVGGGRRLSYADVRAEVCALAGTLRRHGVRPGAAVLVALGNPVEGPLVQLALHLLGCRTMWVAPVTSRREVADFARLARPDAFLYDARDPAGLGPELAAALPGVPVFCLGPGGAGPDLTAATASGDRPDGPDELPGEVPAPESFLQTSGTTGTPKLVHHRESFYAQILTLAADFRAAGFPLLRHLSHSPMWLASGQITTLFNLFTGGVLFLRDGWDPARFVDTVQRERINSTFVTPPMLYEVLDHPALDGADFSAMFMFNVGAGPAAPARLRQAIARFGPVLRIVYGLSEAVVITALPGLTDDPEHPERLRSCGRPYGDVRVEIRAEDGTVLPPGVDGEVWVHTELRFAGYHGEPELTADTLVDGWVRTRDIGHLDADGYLYLVDRLQDRILTRQRSWPIYSRPIEDVLAGHPQVRAAAVIGVPDEVAGEVPYAFVVPAPGATVTGAELIDLVTTALSDTWAPEAVEFVDRLPLNRSAKVDKRALRARYAAANPHAAIGSPA; this is encoded by the coding sequence ATGACTGACGGGCAACGGGCCAGCTACGTGCACCGGGCGCTGGCGCTCTTCGCCGGCTGGGGCGAGCGGGAGGCGCTGGTCGGCGGTGGCCGCCGGCTCAGCTACGCCGACGTGCGCGCGGAGGTGTGCGCGCTGGCCGGCACGCTGCGCCGGCACGGCGTACGGCCGGGCGCGGCGGTTCTGGTCGCGCTCGGCAACCCGGTCGAGGGGCCGCTGGTGCAGCTCGCCCTGCACCTGCTGGGCTGCCGCACGATGTGGGTCGCGCCGGTCACCTCCCGGCGGGAGGTCGCCGACTTCGCCCGGCTGGCCCGTCCCGACGCGTTCCTCTACGACGCGCGGGACCCGGCGGGCCTCGGTCCGGAGCTGGCCGCCGCCCTGCCCGGCGTGCCGGTCTTCTGTCTCGGACCGGGCGGCGCCGGCCCCGACCTCACCGCGGCCACCGCATCCGGTGACCGACCCGACGGGCCCGACGAGCTGCCCGGCGAGGTGCCCGCGCCGGAGTCGTTCCTGCAGACCAGCGGCACCACCGGCACCCCGAAGCTGGTGCACCACCGGGAGAGCTTCTACGCGCAGATCCTCACCCTGGCCGCGGACTTCCGCGCCGCCGGCTTCCCGCTGCTGCGGCACCTGTCGCACTCGCCGATGTGGCTGGCCAGCGGCCAGATCACCACGCTGTTCAACCTGTTCACCGGCGGCGTGCTGTTCCTCCGCGACGGCTGGGACCCGGCGCGGTTCGTCGACACGGTGCAGCGGGAGCGGATCAACTCCACCTTCGTCACCCCGCCGATGCTCTACGAGGTGCTCGACCACCCGGCGCTGGACGGCGCGGACTTCTCCGCGATGTTCATGTTCAACGTGGGCGCCGGCCCCGCCGCGCCGGCCCGGCTGCGGCAGGCGATCGCCCGCTTCGGCCCGGTGCTGCGCATCGTGTACGGGCTCAGCGAGGCGGTGGTGATCACCGCGCTGCCCGGGCTGACCGACGACCCGGAGCACCCGGAGCGGCTGCGCTCCTGCGGCCGGCCGTACGGCGACGTGCGGGTGGAGATCCGCGCCGAGGACGGCACGGTGCTGCCGCCGGGCGTCGACGGTGAGGTGTGGGTGCACACCGAGCTGCGCTTCGCCGGCTACCACGGTGAGCCGGAGCTGACCGCCGACACGCTGGTCGACGGCTGGGTGCGCACCCGCGACATCGGGCACCTGGACGCCGACGGCTACCTCTACCTGGTCGACCGGCTGCAGGACCGGATCCTCACCCGGCAGCGCAGCTGGCCGATCTACTCCCGCCCGATCGAGGACGTGCTGGCCGGGCACCCGCAGGTGCGGGCGGCCGCGGTGATCGGCGTGCCGGACGAGGTGGCCGGCGAGGTGCCGTACGCCTTCGTGGTGCCGGCGCCCGGCGCGACGGTGACCGGCGCCGAGCTGATCGACCTGGTGACCACCGCGCTGAGCGACACCTGGGCACCCGAGGCGGTCGAGTTCGTCGACCGGCTGCCGCTGAACCGTTCGGCCAAGGTGGACAAGCGGGCGCTACGCGCGAGGTACGCCGCGGCGAACCCGCACGCCGCGATCGGCAGCCCGGCGTGA